The following is a genomic window from Corynebacterium incognita.
AAGGACATCTCGACGTCCAGCTGGGTGAACTCCGGCTGGCGATCCGCGCGGAAATCCTCGTCGCGGTAGCAGCGCGCGATCTGGTAGTAGCGTTCCATGCCGGCCACCATGAGCAGCTGCTTAAACAGCTGCGGGGACTGCGGCAGGGCGTACCAGGAGCCCGGCTTCAGGCGCGCCGGAACCAAGAAGTCACGCGCACCCTCCGGGGTGGAGCGGGTCAGCGTCGGGGTCTCGATCTCGGTGAAGTCGTGGCGGTCCAACACCTCGCGCGCGGCGCGGTTGGCGGCAGAGCGCAGGCGCAGAGCGTCACCCTGGGACTTACGGCGCAGGTCCAGGTAGCGGTAGCGCAGGCGGGCCTCTTCGCCCACCTCGCCGGACGTGGACGGGTCATCGATCTGGAACGGGAGTGCCTCGGACTTGTTGAGCACCTCCAACTCAGCGACGTTCACCTCGATCTCACCCGACGGCAGGTTCGGGTTCTCGGAGCCCTCCGGGCGTGCCTCGACGACGCCGGTGACCTTGATGCAGTATTCCGACCGCAGATCGTGGGCGCGCTCCGCAACCTCAGACTCGCGGAAAACTACCTGCGCCAAACCGGAGCGGTCACGCAAGTCGATGAAGATCACACCACCATGGTCTCGGCGGCGGGATACCCAACCTGTCAAAGTTACCGACTGACCTGCAATATCTTTGCGGAGTTCCCCCGCTAGGTGAGTGCGCAACACGCGTTGTTACTTCCTTCCAGCCTGTACATGTTCCCGTTTCGGGCATTCTCTATCGCGCCCAGTGTACTCGGTCTATGCCAGCGTTTCCCGACTAGGTGTGGCAGTATTTTGAGTATGACTTTCAGAGAAGGCGCAGACTTTGGAGACCGAGCACAAACCACCCGAGGCGGTGGCGGCCGCGGCGGCACAATCGCGGCCGGCGGCGGCATCGGCTCCCTCCTCCTCATTGGACTCTTCCTCCTCCTCGGCGGCAACCCTAACGATTTGGGCGGACTCGTATCCGGCGGCGGGCAGCAAGAGCTCCCCAAGGCAGAAGGCAGCCAATACCAGCACTGCACAACCGCGGAAGACGGCAACAACCATGCCGACTGCCGCGTTGCATTCACCGCGCAATCTTTGGATAACGTGTGGACCGAGATGCTCCGCGATCAGGCGGGCTTGGAATACACCGAGCCGGGCCTGGTCATCTTCCAGAACTCCACCAACTCCGGCTGCGGCATGGCGTCTTCTTCCACGGGCCCCTTCTACTGCCCGGGCGATCAGAGCGCCTACTTCGATACCTCCTTCTTTAGCCAGCTGGAGCAGCTGGGCGGCTCCGACGCCCCGTTCGCGCAGATGTACATCGTGGCCCACGAGTTCGGCCACCACATTCAGCAGATTGAAGGCACCCTGCGCTTGTCCAACTACAACCAGCCGGGCGAAGACTCGAACGCAGTGAAGGTTGAGCTGCAGGCAGACTGCTACGCAGGGCTGTGGGCCCACCACGCGGACAAGGGCGAAAACGCCCTGTTGGAGCCCCTCACCGAGGAGCAGGTCAAGACCGCACTCGAGTCCGCCCGCGCGGTCGGCGATGACAACATCCAGCAGCGCACCCAGGGCCAGGTCCGCCCGGATCTGTGGACCCACGGTTCCTCCAAGGATCGCCAGAACGCCTTCCTTGCCGGCTACCAGTCCGGCAAGATGAGCCAGTGCGACACCCTGGGCCGCGGGGTGTACAAGGGTTAATACCCGCCGCGTTGCACAGCGCGTCATTTTTACCCACTCACGGCCGATCGGAAACGATTCTGGCCAGAGTGGGCAAAATTTTTCCCGTGCCCTGAGGCGCGAACGGCGTACCGTGGCCATAAAAATGCACCACTTTCTACAATCGAGGGTGATGCATTCACCGCTTGACGGTCCCCCCTCGAAAAGGCCTCTCGAGAAACTTTTTGGCTGTTCAAGCCCGCCGCACCCCGCGCATCCTTCCAATACAGTGGAGTCCATGACCGACCGCGCCACTACCTTTCTCGCCGCCTTCAACGACATCGAGTCCCACCTCCGGGACACACTCAACGCCGGCGACAGCCAGCCTTTTTGGAAGCTCGTCGAGTGGTCCAAAAACAAACACATGCTCACCGACGAGCAGGCCGCGCAGCTCAAGGACTTTGCCAAACTACGCAACGCCATTTCGCATGGCCAGTATTACGGCGACCAGCCCACCGCCAGCCCCCACGAGGACGTCGTGGCGGACATCATTGACATCCGCAACAAGCTCCTCACGCCTCCCCTGGCGCTGTCCCTCCTGCCGCCGCAGAAAGTCCTCACCGTCGACCCGGATGACAACGTCGCTACCGTGCTTGACATCATTCGGGAGCACGACGTCTCGCAGATTCCCGTCTACGATGATGGCCGCTTCGTGCGACTGCTCACCATGAACGCCGTCGCGCGCTGGGTCGCCCACCACGTCGACGATGACCTTGCGTCTTCTCACGTGAGCGACCTTCTCGATTATCTCAAGGACCACGAACGGGCGCTCATTGTCCACCGCGACGCGACCGCCCTCGAGGCCTACGAGCTACTTACCAAACCCGGCAATCACGGCGAGACCCCGCGTGCGCTCATCATCAGCGAGCACGGCAAGCCCGATCAAAGGCCCATCCGGGTCATTTCACCGCGGGACTTGCACGTGCTTGTCGACGCCCTGTAAGCCCGCCCTGTAGTCCCACCGCGTTCACCCCGCCTACCCCTCACGGGAATTGCACGGCCACAAACTTGTTGACATGACATAGAAACCCACGAGCAAAGGAACCGTCATGCAATTCGGAATCTTCACCATCGGCGACGTCACCACTGACCCAACCAACGGCACCACCCCCACCGAGGCCGAGCGCATCCGCTCGATTACCAAGTACGCCCTCAAAGCCGAGGAAGTTGGCCTCGACGTCTTCGCCACCGGCGAGCACCACAACCCGCCGTTCGTGCCGTCTTCGCCGACCACCCACCTGGGATATATCGCCGCACAGACCAAGCACCTCCAGCTCTCCACCGCGACAACGCTCATTACCACCAACGATCCCCTCAAAATCGCCGAAGATTTCGCGTTCTTGCAACACGCCTCCGGCGGCCGCGTGGATCTCATGATGGGCCGTGGCAACACCGGACCGGTGTACCCGTGGTTCGGCAAGGACATCCGCCAGGGCATCCCCTTGGCCATAGAGAACTACCACCTCCTCCGTCGCCTCTGGCGCGAAAAGAACATCACGTGGCAGGGCAAGTTCCGCACTCCACTCCAGGGCTATACCTCGACCCCGTCCCCACTGGATGACACCCCACCTTTCGTCTGGCACGGCTCCATCCGTTCCGTCCAGATTCCTGAACAGGCTGGTTTCTACGGCGATGCCTTCTTCCACAACAACATCTTCTGGAACAAGGAGCACACCGCCAAGATGGTGGACATGTACCGCCGCCGTTTTGAGTCCTACGGACACGGCCGCGCCGACCAAGCCATCGTGGGTCTGGGCGGCCAGGTGTTCATCGGCGAGTCCGAAGAGGCGGCAAAGAAGTTCTTCCGCCCCTACTTCGACAACGCCCCGGTGTACGGTCACGGTCCGAGTCTCGAGGAATTCACGGACATGACCCCACTGACGGTGGGAACCGTGGAGCAGGTTGTTGAGCGCACCATGCAGTTCGCCGACTGGGTGGGCGACTACCAGCGCCAGTTGTTCCTCATTGACCATGCCGGCCTGCCTGAGGAGGTGGTTCTCAACCAGATTGAGCTCCTGGGCACCCAGGTGGTCCCCGAGCTGCGCCGCCGCATGGAGGCGCGCCGCCCGGAGCACGTTCCGTCCGATCCGCCGACCCACGCCACCTTGAAGGCAGATCGCAACCACCCGCACCACTTCGTCGATCCCACCCAACGCGGCTAGCCCCCGCCCGCGCCCATAGTAAGGAGGAACCATGCGCAATCTCGTCGTCCTCTCCGCGGGGCTATCAACCCCGTCCACGACCTCAAAGCTTGCCGACGACCTCAGCGCCGCCGTCCGCGCCCAGGTCACGGCCCGAGGCGAGGACCTCACCATCACCCACGTGGAGCTCAAGGAGCTTCTCGCAGATCTGACGGCGGCCTATTCCAACTTTGGCGCACCAACGCCGCTTCTCGACGCCGCGAAGAAAGCGCTTACCGACGCCGACGGCCTCATTGCGGTCACCCCGGTGTTCCAGGCGAGCTATTCCGGTCTGTTCAAGATGTTCTTCGACGTGCTGGACAAGAAGGCGCTGGCGAACCTGCCCACCATCATCGGCGCCACCGCAGGCACCGCCAGGCACTCTCTCATGCTGGAACATGCCGTTCGACCGCTCATGAGTTACCTCGGCGCCCTCGTCATGCCCACGGCTGTATTCTTCGCCACTGAGGACTTCGGCTCCGAAGAGGGCTTGGGACACGACGGCCGCGTCCGGCGGGCGGCGCAGGAACTGTCCCAGCATATGGTGGACACCACGACCGCGGTCGCCGGTCTCGCTGGTACGCAGACCACAACCCTGAATGAAAATGAGCCGCAGCGGCGGGGAGCTACTGCCCCAGACCAGGCATTTACGCCGATGAGCGAGATGCTGAAGAATTTCGGCGGTAACGAACAGCCCTGATCCCACCCCTGCACCACCCGCAAGCCCTGCCATAGTAACCACACCCGCACTTCGATCGGTAATATGACTGGCAACACACCTGGCGATACTCAACGAAGGAGAATCCCACACTATGACGATTAGCGTCACTGACATCTTCAGCATTGGCATTGGTCCCTCCTCTTCACACACTGTGGGCCCTATGCGCGCTGCTAAAGCGTTTGTCGAATCCCTGCCCCAGGATCCAGCGAAGGTACACATCGAGCTGCGCGGTTCCCTCTCCGCAACAGGCAAGGGCCACGCCACGGACCGCGCCTCCATCTTGGGCCTTGTTGGCTGGACGCCGATGAACGTGCCGGAGGACGTCAAGCCGGGCCCCAATGATGTCATCCCCGCGGAGGGACACATCACGGGCCCTGCCGGTGAGATGGACTATTCGATTGAGTTCAACAACACACCGGTTCCGGAGCATCCCAACTGCCTCATCTTGAGCGCCTGGGACGCCGCCGGCAACGTCCTGGCTGAGGGCGCCGAATACTTTTCCGTGGGCGGTGGCTTCATCCTGTCCCGTGCGGAGCTGGACGCGGAGGTGGCCTCCAGGGACGAGGTTCCCGCCGGTGTGGCCGCGGCCCACGTGGAATACCGCGTGCCTTACGAATTCACCTCCGGCAACGAACTGCTTCAGCACTGCCAGGATTCCGGACTCTCCATCTGGGAGGTCGTTGCCGCCAACGAGGCCGTCCTGCACAAGGACGACGGCGGCCTTGATGCCGTGTATGCCCACCTCGACAAGGTGTGGGATGTCATGCGCGAGTGTGTCACCGCGGGGATTAGCCACACCGGCGAGCTACCCGGCGGACTGCGGGTCCCCCGTCGCGCGCCGCAGGTCTACCGCCAGCTCCTCGAGCGCGCCGAAGACCGCTCTTGCGGATTTTCCGCCATGGAGTGGGTCAACCTTTATGCACTGGCTGTCAATGAGCAGAACGCCGCCGGTGGTCGTGTCATCACCGCCCCAACCAACGGCGCCTCCGGCATCATCCCGGCCGTGCTGCATTATGCTCGCGATTTCCGCCCGGACTTCACCCGCACCGAAGCGCGTAAATACATGCTCACCGCCGGCGCCGTGGGCATGATCATCAAGCAGAACGCCTCGATCTCCGGCGCCGAGGTCGGCTGCCAGGGCGAGGTCGGCTCGGCCTGCTCCATGGCGGCCGCCGGTCTCGCCGAGATTCTCGGCGGCACCCCGGCTCAGGTGGAAAACGCCGCTGAAATTGCCCTCGAGCACAACCTTGGGCTGACCTGCGATCCGGTGGGCGGTCTGGTGCAGATCCCCTGCATCGAGCGCAACGCCATCGGCGCGGTCAAAGCCATCAACGCCGCGCGCCTCGCGCTCATGGGTGAAGGCACCCACCACGTGAGCTTGGACGACGCCGTTCAAACCATGGCGGAGACTGGCCGCGACATGCTCTCCAAGTACAAAGAGACCTCCATGGGCGGCCTGGCCAAAACACTGGGCCTGCCCGTCAGCCAGGTCAACTGCTAAGCGCCTTACGGCGCTGAGCGAACGGTGCCACCAGACGCCTTACGGCGCTGAGCGAACGGTGCTCAAGCGCCTATTTAAGGGCGCCGAGGCGCTGCCCGAGGAAGCTGACGACGTCGCCGAGCGCAACGGACTCCTGCTCCCCAGCCTCCATGTCCTTGACCGCTACGTTGCCGTCGGCAAGCTCCTGCTCACCGAGCACCAAGGTGTAGCGCGCACCGGCACGGTTCGCGCCCTTCATTGCGCCCTTCAGGCCACGGTCACCGAAGGACATGTCGCAGGTGAAGCCCTTGAGGCGCAGATCGTTGACCAGCACGGTCATTTTCTTCTTGGCCTCAGCGCCCAACGCGACGCCGTAGACGTCCACGCGGTGGATCGAAGAGTCGACGGTGATACCTTCCGCTTCCATCGCGAGCACGGTGCGATCTACGCCTAGGCCGTAACCAATGCCCGAGAGGTTCTGCCCGCCGAGCTGGGCCATCAGGCCGTCGTAACGCCCGCCACCGCCAATGCCGGACTGTGCGCCGAGACCATCGTGCACGAACTCGAAGGTGGTCTTGGTGTAGTAGTCCAAGCCACGGACCATGCGCGGGTTAATCTCGTACGGCACTCCCATGTCGTCAAGGAGCCCAGTAACGGTCTCAAAGTGCTCGCGGCACGGGCCGTCGAGGTGATCCAGCATGAGCGGCGCGTCAGCCGTCATC
Proteins encoded in this region:
- the ypfJ gene encoding KPN_02809 family neutral zinc metallopeptidase, yielding MTFREGADFGDRAQTTRGGGGRGGTIAAGGGIGSLLLIGLFLLLGGNPNDLGGLVSGGGQQELPKAEGSQYQHCTTAEDGNNHADCRVAFTAQSLDNVWTEMLRDQAGLEYTEPGLVIFQNSTNSGCGMASSSTGPFYCPGDQSAYFDTSFFSQLEQLGGSDAPFAQMYIVAHEFGHHIQQIEGTLRLSNYNQPGEDSNAVKVELQADCYAGLWAHHADKGENALLEPLTEEQVKTALESARAVGDDNIQQRTQGQVRPDLWTHGSSKDRQNAFLAGYQSGKMSQCDTLGRGVYKG
- a CDS encoding CBS domain-containing protein, translated to MTDRATTFLAAFNDIESHLRDTLNAGDSQPFWKLVEWSKNKHMLTDEQAAQLKDFAKLRNAISHGQYYGDQPTASPHEDVVADIIDIRNKLLTPPLALSLLPPQKVLTVDPDDNVATVLDIIREHDVSQIPVYDDGRFVRLLTMNAVARWVAHHVDDDLASSHVSDLLDYLKDHERALIVHRDATALEAYELLTKPGNHGETPRALIISEHGKPDQRPIRVISPRDLHVLVDAL
- a CDS encoding L-serine ammonia-lyase; protein product: MTISVTDIFSIGIGPSSSHTVGPMRAAKAFVESLPQDPAKVHIELRGSLSATGKGHATDRASILGLVGWTPMNVPEDVKPGPNDVIPAEGHITGPAGEMDYSIEFNNTPVPEHPNCLILSAWDAAGNVLAEGAEYFSVGGGFILSRAELDAEVASRDEVPAGVAAAHVEYRVPYEFTSGNELLQHCQDSGLSIWEVVAANEAVLHKDDGGLDAVYAHLDKVWDVMRECVTAGISHTGELPGGLRVPRRAPQVYRQLLERAEDRSCGFSAMEWVNLYALAVNEQNAAGGRVITAPTNGASGIIPAVLHYARDFRPDFTRTEARKYMLTAGAVGMIIKQNASISGAEVGCQGEVGSACSMAAAGLAEILGGTPAQVENAAEIALEHNLGLTCDPVGGLVQIPCIERNAIGAVKAINAARLALMGEGTHHVSLDDAVQTMAETGRDMLSKYKETSMGGLAKTLGLPVSQVNC
- a CDS encoding LLM class flavin-dependent oxidoreductase — protein: MQFGIFTIGDVTTDPTNGTTPTEAERIRSITKYALKAEEVGLDVFATGEHHNPPFVPSSPTTHLGYIAAQTKHLQLSTATTLITTNDPLKIAEDFAFLQHASGGRVDLMMGRGNTGPVYPWFGKDIRQGIPLAIENYHLLRRLWREKNITWQGKFRTPLQGYTSTPSPLDDTPPFVWHGSIRSVQIPEQAGFYGDAFFHNNIFWNKEHTAKMVDMYRRRFESYGHGRADQAIVGLGGQVFIGESEEAAKKFFRPYFDNAPVYGHGPSLEEFTDMTPLTVGTVEQVVERTMQFADWVGDYQRQLFLIDHAGLPEEVVLNQIELLGTQVVPELRRRMEARRPEHVPSDPPTHATLKADRNHPHHFVDPTQRG
- a CDS encoding CE1759 family FMN reductase, translated to MRNLVVLSAGLSTPSTTSKLADDLSAAVRAQVTARGEDLTITHVELKELLADLTAAYSNFGAPTPLLDAAKKALTDADGLIAVTPVFQASYSGLFKMFFDVLDKKALANLPTIIGATAGTARHSLMLEHAVRPLMSYLGALVMPTAVFFATEDFGSEEGLGHDGRVRRAAQELSQHMVDTTTAVAGLAGTQTTTLNENEPQRRGATAPDQAFTPMSEMLKNFGGNEQP